The Rana temporaria chromosome 13, aRanTem1.1, whole genome shotgun sequence genome has a window encoding:
- the LOC120920309 gene encoding E3 SUMO-protein ligase ZBED1-like produces the protein MASGGKEELERPASFKSPVWDHFGFPVKYDHEGKRMVDKTVTACRHCGTRKPYDSGNTSSMATHLKRHHPGVPLTVTGVKTKAVQQPLITAAFKQPLIPQSDRAKAITKAIGVFIGADMRPYSIVQNEGFKHMLNVLEPRYNIPSRTHFSEKVVPELYEQEKKKVVDELSQASSVALTTDGWTSRGTESYITITAHFITADWEMRSPVLQTRPLYESHTSAHLAQVLTEAVDEWKLKRPSTNIPVTTDNAKNQVNAVIEAGLGPQIGCFAHVVNLASQKGISVSRMDRLLGRIRKVVSYFHRSTTAAHVLKTKQEMLKLPKHKLINDVPTRWNSTYDMLERYLEQQAAIYSALTDKTLKKIVKDIITLSDDDVRVAEEVLQVLQPLKMVTSLLSTESSPSVSMIMPLKTRILQSMAPGVEDSTITQDVKTAIREDLQPRYTSPPTLQDYLHRSTALDPRFKSLSHMDPALRQRTYSDLTTEIVSSLGTKDCDEGQAQAAEPTGANLDSSSPPQKKSAMAELFGETFASKDNKTSADIIKEEVESYLLAASGITVDGDPMTWWKSNECKYPHVAKMARCYLAVPGSSVPSERVFSTAGDIVTAQRSTLSPENVDILVFLKKNLKL, from the exons ATGGCGAGCGGAGGAAAGGAGGAGCTTGAACGCCCCGCGTCGTTTAAATCTCCTGTATGGGATCATTTTGGCTTCCCTGTGAAATATGATCATGAGGGAAAGAGGATGGTAGATAAAACCGTGACGgcgtgtaggcactgtggcacaagaaaGCCATACGATAGTGGAAACACGTCAAGTATGGCCACGCATTTGAAGCGTCATCACCCCGGTGTTCCACTGACAGTCACAGGAGTGAAAACAAAAGCTGTTCAGCAACCACTCATCACCGCAGCATTTAAACAGCCCCTCATTCCACAATCGGACCGGGCTAAAGCAATCACAAAAGCGATCGGCGTGTTTATAGGTGCAGATATGAGGCCATACTCCATTGTGCAGAACGAGGGCTTTAAGCACATGCTTAACGTGCTTGAGCCACGTTACAACATCCCGTCGCGCACCCACTTCAGCGAAAAGGTTGTGCCAGAACTTTATGAACAGGAGAAGAAAAAAGTCGTGGATGAACTATCCCAAGCATCGTCTGTTGCGCTCACGACAGACGGGTGGACGTCCAGGGGAACAGAAAGCTATATAACAATAACCGCTCACTTCATCACGGCAGACTGGGAGATGAGAAGTCCGGTGCTGCAGACACGCCCCCTCTACGAGAGTCACACAAGCGCTCATCTCGCGCAGGTGCTGACAGAAGCGGTGGACGAATGGAAGCTAAAGAGGCCCAGTACTAATATCCCAGTCACAACTGACAATGCCAAAAACCAAGTTAATGCCGTGATTGAGGCAGGACTGGGCCCACAGATAGGGTGCTTTGCACATGTCGTAAATTTGGCATCTCAGAAGGGAATCTCTGTCAGTAGGATGGACCGCCTCCTTGGGAGGATCAGGAAGGTGGTTTCCTATTTCCACCGAAGCACAACAGCTGCCCATGTGCTTAAAACAAAGCAAGAAATGCTAAAGCTGCCTAAACACAAGCTCATAAATGATGTGccaacaaggtggaactccacctatGATATGCTGGAGCGTTATCTGGAGCAGCAGGcagctatatactctgcactgactGACAAGACCCTAAAGAAAATTGTCAAGGACATCATTACCCTGTCTGATGATGATGTGAGAGTGGCAGAGGAGGTCCTCCAGGTGCTTCAACCCCTCAAGATGGTAACATCTCTTCTGAGCACTGAAAGTTCACCATCTGTATCGATGATCATGCCCCTAAAAACAAGGATTCTACAATCCATGGCTCCAGGTGTGGAAGACAGCACCATCACACAAGATGTCAAGACTGCCATTAGAGAGGACCTGCAGCCCAGATACACTTCACCCCCTACTCTACAGGACTACCTTCACAGATCTACTGCCCTGGATCCAAGGTTCAAGTCCCTGTCTCACATGGACCCTGCCCTACGCCAGAGGACATACAGTGACCTCACCACCGAGATTGTGAGCAGTCTGGGCACTAAAGACTGTGATGAG ggtCAAGCTCAAGCTGCAGAGCCAACAGGAGCAAACTTGGACTCCTCATCTCCTCCACAAAAGAAGTCGGCGATGGCAGAGCTTTTTGGAGAGACCTTTGCCAGCAAAGACAACAAGACTTCTGCTGACATCATCaaagaggaggtggaatcctatcTGCTGGCAGCAAGCGGCATTACAGTCGATGGTGATCCGATGACATGGTGGAAAAGCAATGAGTGTAAATACCCTCATGTTGCCAAGATGGCAAGATGCTATCTCGCTGTGCCAGGCTCTTCAGTTCCTTCTGAGAGAGTGTTCTCAACAGCAGGGGACATAGTGACTGCACAGAGGTCCACACTCTCCCCAGAGAATGTAGACATCCTTGTCTTTTTGAAAAAGAATTTGAAATTATAA